The following proteins are co-located in the Ensifer sp. WSM1721 genome:
- the mraY gene encoding phospho-N-acetylmuramoyl-pentapeptide-transferase — protein MLIWLVELADHFQFFNLFRYITFRTGAALFTSALVVFLFGPAMIASLRIRQGKGQPIRADGPQTHFKKAGTPTMGGLMILTGIVVSSLLWADLSSIYVVSTLLVTLGFGAIGFYDDYLKVTKQSDKGFSGKARLGIEFAIAAIAVFFMMRAALSAGSGGSTFGSSLTFPFFKDLMLNLGYFFVLFGGFVIVGAGNAVNLTDGLDGLAIVPVMIASAAFGLIAYLAGNAVFANYLQIHFVPGTGELAVILGAVIGAGLGFLWFNAPPAAIFMGDTGSLALGGLIGTVAVATKHEIVMIIIGGLFVIETLSVIIQVFWFKRTGRRVFLMAPIHHHFEKKGWTESQVVIRFWIIAVILAMIGLSTLKLR, from the coding sequence ATGCTCATCTGGCTTGTGGAACTGGCGGACCACTTTCAATTCTTCAATCTCTTCCGCTACATCACCTTCCGCACGGGTGCGGCTCTCTTCACCTCCGCCTTGGTCGTGTTCCTGTTCGGACCGGCAATGATCGCGTCGTTGCGCATCCGCCAGGGCAAAGGTCAGCCAATACGCGCCGATGGACCCCAGACCCACTTCAAGAAAGCCGGCACGCCCACAATGGGCGGGCTGATGATTCTGACCGGTATCGTGGTCTCGTCGCTGCTCTGGGCCGATCTTTCGAGCATCTATGTCGTCTCGACGCTATTGGTGACGCTCGGCTTCGGTGCGATCGGCTTCTACGACGATTATCTCAAGGTGACGAAGCAGTCCGACAAGGGCTTTTCCGGCAAAGCGCGCCTCGGCATCGAATTCGCGATCGCCGCCATTGCCGTCTTCTTCATGATGCGGGCGGCGCTTTCGGCGGGCTCGGGAGGCTCCACCTTCGGCTCGTCCCTGACCTTTCCGTTCTTCAAGGACCTGATGCTTAATCTCGGCTACTTCTTCGTGCTTTTCGGCGGTTTCGTCATCGTCGGCGCGGGCAATGCCGTGAACCTGACGGACGGTCTCGACGGGCTTGCGATCGTGCCGGTGATGATCGCTTCCGCAGCTTTCGGTCTGATCGCCTATCTGGCCGGTAATGCCGTCTTCGCCAATTATCTGCAGATCCATTTCGTGCCCGGCACGGGCGAGCTCGCGGTGATCCTCGGTGCCGTGATCGGCGCGGGATTGGGCTTTCTCTGGTTCAACGCGCCGCCGGCCGCGATCTTCATGGGCGACACCGGCTCGCTTGCGCTTGGTGGCTTGATCGGGACCGTCGCGGTCGCCACCAAACACGAGATCGTCATGATCATCATCGGCGGCCTCTTCGTCATCGAGACGCTGTCGGTCATCATTCAGGTCTTCTGGTTCAAGCGCACGGGCCGTCGCGTGTTTCTCATGGCGCCGATCCATCATCACTTCGAAAAGAAGGGCTGGACGGAGAGCCAGGTGGTGATCCGCTTCTGGATCATCGCCGTCATCCTTGCGATGATCGGTCTTTCCACTCTGAAGCTGCGGTGA
- a CDS encoding UDP-N-acetylmuramoyl-L-alanyl-D-glutamate--2,6-diaminopimelate ligase: MKIKDLAGANFPELSAQLKGDAANVEIGGITADSRQVKPGDLFVAVAGTKANGAAYIADAIARGAAAVVAADAHGDAATPVFFLPEPRRFLAKAAAAFYGRQPETMVAVTGTAGKTSVASFTRQIWAHSGLSAAMIGTTGVVAPGRNEYGSLTTPDPVSLHKLLAELAGEGVTHAAMEASSHGLDQNRLDGVRLAAAAFTNLGRDHMDYHPTVEHYMASKMRLFGDLLPKGSPAVIFADDQWSAEAIAAARKAGQDVRTVGRSGDFITLKRVEHFRHKQSAEVHVGDDIFEIHVPLAGDFQVANALVAAGLAMSTGITAKAAFSALEKLQGASGRLELVGQTRDGALAYVDYAHKPDALANVLESVRPFTTGRVIVVFGCGGDRDKGKRPIMGEIASRLADVVIVTDDNPRSEVPEVIRAEIMSGANGATEIADRAEAIRTAVGMLKTGDTLIVAGKGHEEGQTIGSVTLPFSDHAEVRKALGGL; the protein is encoded by the coding sequence ATGAAGATCAAGGACCTGGCGGGAGCGAACTTCCCGGAACTTTCGGCGCAACTGAAGGGCGATGCTGCGAACGTCGAAATCGGCGGCATCACGGCCGATAGCCGGCAGGTCAAACCGGGCGACCTCTTCGTCGCCGTGGCCGGAACGAAGGCGAATGGCGCCGCCTATATCGCCGATGCCATCGCCCGCGGTGCTGCGGCTGTCGTCGCCGCCGACGCACATGGGGATGCGGCCACGCCGGTCTTCTTTCTTCCCGAGCCGCGCCGCTTTCTCGCCAAGGCCGCTGCCGCCTTCTACGGGCGCCAGCCCGAAACCATGGTGGCGGTGACGGGAACGGCGGGCAAGACGTCGGTCGCCTCCTTCACGCGGCAGATCTGGGCGCATTCGGGCCTCTCGGCGGCGATGATCGGCACTACCGGCGTGGTGGCGCCGGGTCGCAACGAATACGGGTCTCTCACCACCCCGGATCCGGTCTCGCTGCACAAGCTGCTCGCCGAACTTGCCGGCGAAGGCGTCACCCATGCGGCGATGGAGGCCTCCAGCCACGGCCTCGATCAGAACAGGCTCGATGGCGTCCGGCTTGCCGCTGCCGCCTTCACCAATCTCGGCCGCGACCACATGGACTATCATCCGACGGTCGAGCACTACATGGCCTCAAAGATGCGCCTTTTCGGCGACCTCCTGCCGAAGGGCTCGCCGGCGGTGATCTTCGCCGACGACCAATGGTCGGCCGAGGCTATCGCCGCCGCGCGCAAGGCCGGCCAGGATGTCCGCACCGTTGGCCGCAGCGGCGATTTCATCACGCTGAAGCGCGTCGAGCATTTCCGCCACAAGCAGTCGGCGGAGGTGCATGTCGGCGACGATATCTTCGAAATCCACGTGCCGCTCGCCGGCGACTTCCAGGTGGCCAACGCGCTTGTTGCCGCCGGCCTCGCAATGTCGACGGGCATCACCGCCAAGGCGGCCTTCTCGGCGCTCGAGAAACTGCAGGGGGCTTCCGGCCGGCTGGAACTCGTCGGCCAAACGAGGGACGGCGCGCTCGCCTATGTGGACTACGCTCACAAGCCCGATGCGCTCGCGAACGTGCTGGAGTCCGTGCGCCCGTTCACGACTGGCCGCGTGATCGTCGTCTTCGGCTGCGGCGGCGACCGGGACAAGGGCAAGCGCCCGATCATGGGCGAGATCGCCAGCCGGCTTGCCGATGTCGTCATCGTCACCGACGACAATCCGCGCTCGGAGGTGCCCGAGGTGATCCGTGCCGAGATCATGTCCGGCGCCAACGGCGCGACTGAGATCGCCGATCGGGCCGAAGCGATCCGCACCGCCGTCGGCATGCTCAAGACCGGCGACACGCTGATCGTTGCCGGCAAGGGGCATGAAGAGGGGCAAACGATCGGCTCCGTGACACTGCCGTTCTCCGACCATGCGGAGGTGCGCAAGGCACTGGGAGGTCTTTGA
- the ftsW gene encoding putative lipid II flippase FtsW produces MVSRAERGPVADWFWTIDRFFLATFILLMGVGFMLSFAASPPVAERLGLDSFHFVKRHALFLLPSLAVMVGISFLSPRQVRRAAIILLVISLAMMVLALFFGQEVKGSRRWISLAGISVQPSEFMKPAFVVVCAWLFAEHARQPEIPGNLLSILLFGIVGALLVAQPDLGQTILTTVVWGGMFFMAGMPWLWIIILAGVAAGGFFAAYTVLPHVAGRIDRFLTGEGDTFQVDTAREAIIRGDWFGRGPGEGVVKRIIPDSHTDFIFSVAAEEFGIVFCMVIVVIFAFLVMRGLNHAFRERNDFNRFAVAGLVLQIGIQSMINIGVNLELLPAKGMTLPLISYGGSSMVAICVTAGFILALTRHRPEKRAVERSLFRSGVGVPAE; encoded by the coding sequence ATGGTAAGCCGAGCCGAACGTGGCCCCGTGGCCGACTGGTTCTGGACGATAGACAGGTTTTTCTTGGCGACCTTCATCCTCCTGATGGGCGTCGGCTTCATGCTCTCCTTTGCGGCGAGCCCCCCGGTCGCCGAGCGGCTCGGCCTCGATAGCTTCCACTTCGTCAAGCGTCACGCGCTTTTCCTGCTGCCGTCGCTCGCCGTAATGGTGGGCATTTCCTTCCTCTCGCCGCGGCAGGTGAGGCGCGCGGCGATAATCCTGCTCGTCATCTCGCTCGCGATGATGGTGCTGGCGCTCTTCTTCGGACAGGAGGTCAAGGGTTCACGGCGATGGATATCGCTCGCCGGCATCTCTGTCCAACCTTCGGAATTCATGAAGCCAGCCTTCGTGGTCGTCTGTGCGTGGCTTTTCGCCGAGCATGCGCGGCAGCCGGAAATCCCGGGCAACCTGCTCTCGATCCTGCTCTTCGGCATCGTAGGGGCGCTGCTCGTCGCCCAGCCCGACCTCGGTCAGACGATCCTGACCACCGTGGTCTGGGGCGGCATGTTCTTCATGGCCGGCATGCCGTGGTTGTGGATCATCATCCTTGCAGGGGTGGCGGCGGGCGGTTTCTTCGCAGCCTATACCGTGCTGCCGCACGTCGCAGGCCGCATCGACCGGTTCTTGACCGGCGAGGGCGATACATTCCAGGTGGATACCGCCCGCGAGGCGATCATCCGCGGCGACTGGTTCGGTCGCGGGCCCGGCGAAGGTGTCGTCAAGCGCATCATTCCGGACAGCCATACCGATTTCATCTTCTCTGTGGCAGCGGAGGAATTCGGCATCGTCTTCTGCATGGTCATCGTGGTGATCTTCGCCTTTCTGGTCATGCGCGGCCTCAATCATGCCTTCCGCGAGCGCAACGATTTCAACCGTTTTGCCGTTGCCGGCCTCGTCCTGCAGATCGGTATCCAGTCGATGATCAATATCGGCGTGAACCTCGAGCTGCTTCCGGCGAAAGGCATGACCCTGCCTTTGATTTCCTATGGCGGCTCGTCGATGGTGGCGATCTGCGTGACGGCGGGCTTCATTCTGGCGCTTACCCGTCACCGGCCGGAAAAACGCGCGGTCGAGCGCAGCCTCTTTCGATCCGGCGTCGGAGTGCCGGCGGAGTAA
- the murD gene encoding UDP-N-acetylmuramoyl-L-alanine--D-glutamate ligase, whose product MIPVTTFKGKKVGLFGLGGSGLATAQALVAGGADVTAWDDNPDSVAKATAAGIATADLRHVDWDGFAAFVLSPGVPLTHPKPHWSVDLARQASVEIVGDIELFVRERRAHAPDCPFVAITGTNGKSTTTALIAHILKTTGRDTQLGGNIGTAVLTLDPPKAGRFYVVECSSYQIDLAPTLDPTAGILLNLTPDHLDRHGTMQHYADIKERLVAGSRTAVVGVDDSYSSLIADRVERAGTKVVRISRRHPLTEGIYAEGSLLMRAQGGTSSPFTDLSGIQTLRGGHNAQNAAAAIAACLAVGVSDKEIVDGLRTFPGLKHRMQPVARKGEIVFVNDSKATNADAAAPALSSYDRIYWIAGGLPKEGGIASLTPFFPKIVKAYLIGEAAPAFAATLGEAVPYEISGTLEKAVAHAAADAARDMEGPAAVMLSPACASFDQYKNFEVRGDAFVGHVAALEGVTMLI is encoded by the coding sequence ATGATCCCGGTCACCACATTCAAGGGGAAGAAAGTCGGACTTTTCGGACTGGGCGGTTCGGGATTGGCGACGGCCCAGGCGCTCGTTGCCGGCGGAGCGGACGTCACGGCTTGGGACGACAATCCCGACAGCGTCGCCAAGGCAACCGCTGCAGGCATTGCGACGGCCGATCTGCGCCACGTCGACTGGGACGGCTTCGCCGCTTTCGTGCTCTCGCCCGGCGTGCCGCTGACGCATCCCAAGCCGCACTGGAGCGTTGATCTCGCCCGTCAAGCGAGCGTCGAGATCGTCGGCGACATCGAGCTTTTCGTACGCGAGCGGCGCGCGCATGCGCCCGATTGCCCTTTCGTCGCGATCACTGGCACCAACGGCAAGTCGACGACCACGGCGCTGATCGCCCATATCCTGAAGACAACCGGGCGCGACACGCAACTCGGCGGCAATATCGGCACGGCCGTGCTGACGCTCGATCCGCCGAAGGCCGGACGCTTCTACGTCGTCGAGTGTTCTTCCTATCAGATCGACCTTGCTCCCACGCTTGATCCGACGGCCGGGATCCTGCTCAATTTGACGCCGGACCACCTCGATCGGCACGGCACGATGCAGCACTATGCCGATATCAAGGAACGGCTGGTGGCCGGCAGCCGAACCGCGGTGGTCGGCGTCGACGACAGCTATTCCAGCCTGATTGCCGACCGGGTGGAGCGGGCCGGAACAAAGGTCGTGCGCATTTCGCGCCGCCATCCGCTGACCGAGGGCATATATGCCGAGGGCTCGCTGCTGATGCGCGCCCAAGGGGGAACATCTTCGCCTTTCACCGATCTGTCAGGCATCCAGACGCTGCGCGGCGGGCACAATGCCCAGAATGCCGCGGCGGCGATCGCCGCCTGCCTCGCGGTCGGCGTCAGCGACAAGGAAATCGTCGATGGTCTCCGGACCTTCCCCGGCCTCAAGCACCGGATGCAGCCGGTCGCCAGAAAGGGCGAGATCGTCTTCGTGAACGACAGTAAGGCGACCAATGCGGATGCGGCGGCGCCAGCGCTTTCGAGCTACGATCGCATCTATTGGATCGCCGGTGGGCTGCCGAAGGAGGGCGGCATCGCGTCGCTGACGCCGTTCTTCCCGAAGATCGTCAAGGCCTATCTCATCGGCGAGGCGGCGCCTGCCTTTGCGGCCACGCTCGGCGAGGCGGTGCCCTACGAGATTTCCGGTACTTTGGAAAAGGCGGTCGCGCATGCGGCGGCGGATGCGGCGCGGGACATGGAAGGCCCGGCGGCGGTGATGCTTTCCCCGGCCTGCGCAAGCTTCGACCAGTACAAGAACTTCGAGGTGCGCGGCGATGCCTTTGTCGGTCACGTCGCGGCGCTCGAAGGCGTGACCATGCTTATCTGA
- a CDS encoding UDP-N-acetylmuramoylalanyl-D-glutamyl-2,6-diaminopimelate--D-alanyl-D-alanine ligase: MNWLWTISDLMAAMNGRPVGNLPEGITGISIDSRTIGKGEAFFAIRGDRVDGHDYAGIALANGAAVLVVSEAKLPALGRLIAPMIVVDDVLEAMIRLGCAARDRSAAKIIAVTGSVGKTTTKEMLRHVLSPLGRVHASIASFNNHWGVPLTLARMPEATDFGIFEIGMNHPGEIRPLTRMVRPHVAVVTSIAAAHLGNFSSLDEIAAAKAEIFEGVVKGGHAVINRDSAQYDLLERSAAAAGVGHIHSFGANPKSEFRLAEFAGGAEGSVLWAAIGGRTLEIAIGAPGRHIAENALAVIAAAMLAGADIDRVVASLATMQPEKGRGQRHRLKIEAGYLTLIDESYNANPASMRAAISLLRDAEPPPGGRRVAILGDMLEMGEHAAAVHAGLAEPIVDAGIADVWLAGPEMVHLRDALPPEVSTIYRDSVDDLRTYVIGAVTAGDVVMVKSSKGTGCAKIVQALLEAYPEVPTEAGEV, translated from the coding sequence TTGAACTGGCTCTGGACAATCAGCGATCTTATGGCCGCGATGAACGGCCGCCCGGTCGGCAATCTGCCGGAAGGGATCACCGGCATTTCGATCGACAGCCGCACGATCGGCAAGGGAGAGGCCTTTTTCGCCATCAGGGGCGATCGTGTCGACGGCCACGACTATGCCGGCATCGCGCTTGCGAACGGAGCCGCGGTGCTTGTCGTCAGCGAGGCGAAGCTTCCGGCGCTCGGCCGGCTGATCGCGCCGATGATCGTTGTCGATGATGTTCTGGAGGCGATGATCCGGCTCGGCTGCGCGGCGCGCGACCGCAGCGCCGCCAAGATCATCGCCGTGACCGGTTCGGTCGGAAAAACGACGACGAAGGAGATGTTGCGGCACGTGCTTTCGCCGCTCGGCCGCGTTCATGCCTCCATCGCCTCTTTCAACAATCATTGGGGCGTGCCGCTGACGCTGGCGCGCATGCCGGAAGCGACCGATTTCGGTATCTTCGAGATCGGTATGAACCACCCGGGCGAGATCCGCCCGTTGACGCGGATGGTCCGTCCGCATGTGGCGGTCGTCACCAGTATTGCCGCCGCCCATCTCGGCAATTTCTCGAGCCTCGACGAGATCGCAGCGGCGAAGGCCGAAATCTTCGAGGGCGTCGTCAAAGGCGGCCACGCGGTCATCAATCGCGACAGCGCGCAATATGATCTCCTGGAGAGGTCGGCTGCAGCGGCAGGCGTCGGCCACATCCATTCCTTCGGCGCCAATCCGAAGTCGGAGTTTCGCCTGGCCGAGTTTGCCGGTGGGGCGGAGGGATCGGTGCTCTGGGCCGCGATCGGCGGCAGGACTCTGGAAATCGCGATCGGCGCGCCCGGACGCCATATCGCCGAAAATGCCTTGGCGGTGATTGCGGCGGCAATGCTCGCCGGTGCGGACATCGACCGAGTCGTCGCATCACTTGCCACGATGCAGCCGGAGAAGGGCAGGGGGCAGCGGCACCGTCTGAAGATCGAGGCCGGTTACCTGACGCTGATTGACGAGAGCTATAACGCCAACCCCGCATCTATGCGGGCGGCGATCTCGCTTCTTCGTGATGCCGAGCCGCCGCCCGGCGGGCGCCGCGTCGCGATCCTCGGCGACATGCTGGAGATGGGCGAGCATGCGGCAGCGGTGCATGCCGGACTCGCGGAACCGATCGTTGATGCGGGCATCGCGGACGTCTGGTTGGCCGGACCCGAGATGGTGCATTTGCGCGACGCGCTGCCGCCGGAGGTTTCCACAATTTACCGAGACTCGGTCGACGACCTGAGAACTTATGTAATCGGGGCGGTTACGGCCGGCGACGTGGTGATGGTCAAGTCTTCGAAAGGTACGGGCTGCGCAAAGATCGTCCAGGCGCTCCTAGAAGCATACCCCGAAGTGCCGACCGAAGCGGGGGAAGTATAA
- a CDS encoding penicillin-binding protein 2 — MSFLSRIMVLKSKAHFSAGGNNRPTDGALNVTFQGTRKKTASQAKSRVAIIIASFGIVYAVIGGRLVQYGLAQPETVSSIGRADSLMASRPDILDRNGEILATDIRTVSLYAEPHKIVDADEAVERLATVLPDLNAREIYNKLKSNSRFQWLRRQLTPKQQGEILALGIPGIGFRPEKRRFYPGGPTAAHILGHVNIDNRGVAGMERYIDSQGLADLAAIGMTSDAKLEPVRLSIDVRVQNIVRDVIDSGMKNYQAIAAGAVVMDVNTGEVLAMASVPDYDPNKPAEGAEEGWMNRMSNGTFEMGSTFKTFTIAMGLDSGKVTLNDSFDATAPIRIGGFTIKDFHGKRRVLTVPEIFQYSSNIGTAKVADLVGIPGHKEFLTRLGLLTKLPTELPEVKAPSQPREWKKINSITISFGHGVSTTPLQTAVAGAALVNGGKLIPPTFLPRTEGQASELATAVVKESTSNDMRYLLRWNGIAGSGKRALVPGFNVGGKTGTADKVVNGRYANDLNFNAFLAAFPIDNPKYIVLTFIDAPKTGEGGGRTAGSNAAPMVRDIISRSAPLLGVEPKFGEDGSALLVSY; from the coding sequence ATGTCGTTTCTCTCCCGTATCATGGTGCTGAAAAGCAAGGCGCATTTTTCGGCGGGCGGCAATAATCGCCCGACCGATGGCGCGCTCAATGTCACTTTCCAAGGAACGCGCAAGAAGACCGCCAGCCAGGCGAAGAGCCGGGTAGCGATCATCATCGCCAGCTTCGGCATCGTCTACGCGGTGATCGGCGGACGACTGGTGCAATACGGTCTTGCGCAACCGGAGACGGTTTCCTCGATCGGCCGCGCCGACAGCCTGATGGCCTCTCGGCCCGATATCCTCGACCGCAACGGAGAAATCCTGGCGACCGATATCCGCACGGTCTCGCTTTATGCCGAGCCGCACAAGATCGTCGATGCGGATGAGGCGGTGGAACGGCTTGCTACGGTCCTGCCCGACCTCAATGCGCGCGAGATCTACAACAAGCTCAAGTCCAACTCGCGTTTCCAATGGCTGCGCCGCCAGTTGACGCCAAAGCAGCAGGGCGAGATCCTTGCGCTTGGCATCCCTGGCATCGGTTTCCGTCCGGAGAAGCGACGTTTCTATCCCGGCGGCCCCACCGCCGCGCATATTCTCGGCCACGTCAATATCGACAACCGCGGCGTCGCCGGCATGGAGCGCTACATCGACAGCCAGGGGCTCGCCGATCTCGCGGCGATCGGCATGACCAGCGACGCCAAGCTCGAGCCCGTAAGGCTCTCGATCGACGTGCGCGTCCAGAACATCGTGCGCGACGTCATCGATTCCGGCATGAAAAACTATCAGGCGATCGCTGCCGGTGCCGTCGTAATGGACGTGAATACCGGCGAAGTGCTGGCGATGGCCTCCGTTCCGGACTACGACCCGAACAAGCCAGCGGAAGGCGCCGAGGAGGGCTGGATGAACCGCATGTCGAACGGCACGTTCGAGATGGGCTCCACCTTCAAAACCTTCACCATCGCCATGGGCCTCGATTCCGGCAAGGTGACCCTCAACGACAGCTTCGATGCGACCGCGCCCATCCGGATCGGCGGCTTCACCATCAAGGACTTCCATGGCAAGCGCCGCGTGCTGACCGTGCCGGAGATCTTCCAGTATTCCTCGAATATCGGCACGGCCAAGGTCGCCGACCTCGTCGGCATTCCCGGGCACAAGGAATTTCTGACCCGCCTTGGTCTGCTCACAAAACTGCCGACGGAGCTTCCGGAGGTCAAAGCGCCAAGCCAGCCGCGCGAATGGAAGAAGATTAACTCGATCACCATTTCCTTCGGTCACGGCGTCTCGACGACGCCGCTGCAGACGGCGGTTGCCGGTGCCGCGCTGGTCAATGGCGGCAAGCTCATCCCGCCGACCTTCCTACCGCGCACCGAGGGACAGGCGAGCGAGCTCGCCACTGCCGTCGTCAAGGAGAGCACTAGCAACGACATGCGCTATCTGCTTCGCTGGAACGGTATCGCCGGCTCGGGTAAGCGGGCGCTCGTTCCGGGCTTCAATGTCGGCGGCAAGACCGGCACCGCCGACAAGGTCGTCAACGGCCGCTATGCCAACGACCTGAACTTCAACGCCTTCCTCGCCGCCTTTCCGATCGACAATCCGAAGTACATCGTGCTGACCTTCATCGATGCGCCGAAGACGGGTGAAGGCGGAGGGCGCACCGCAGGCTCCAACGCCGCCCCCATGGTGCGCGACATCATCAGCCGTTCCGCGCCGCTTCTTGGTGTCGAGCCGAAATTCGGAGAAGACGGTTCTGCCTTGCTTGTGTCTTATTGA
- the rsmH gene encoding 16S rRNA (cytosine(1402)-N(4))-methyltransferase RsmH — translation MVTDQGGGASEADGGPVRHIPVMLAEVLAALEPAPGKVILDGTFGAGGYTSAILKAGADVIALDRDPTAIAAGQSLVAAAEGRLKLVHARFSELADHAPEGGLDGVVLDIGVSSMQIDEAERGFSFQKQGPLDMRMSGAGVSAADVVNRAKVSDLIRIFGFLGEEKQAGRIARAIEKRRAEQPFETTRDLAGLIELVTPRKAKDKIHPATRVFQALRIFVNEELGELANALFAAERVLKPGGRLVVVTFHSLEDRIVKTFFQDRSGKASGSRHLPMVAERAATFTPVGKPMIAASEEEASRNPRARSAKLRAGIRTEAPSRGDDLSIFNLPELASLARLGG, via the coding sequence ATGGTGACGGATCAAGGCGGCGGAGCTTCTGAAGCCGACGGCGGACCGGTTCGTCACATTCCCGTCATGCTTGCCGAAGTGCTCGCAGCGCTTGAACCGGCTCCCGGAAAGGTCATTCTCGACGGCACCTTCGGTGCTGGCGGCTATACGTCCGCGATCCTCAAGGCCGGCGCAGACGTGATCGCGCTCGACCGCGATCCGACGGCGATCGCCGCGGGCCAGTCGCTCGTCGCCGCGGCCGAAGGCCGGCTCAAGCTCGTCCATGCCCGTTTCTCCGAACTTGCCGATCATGCGCCCGAAGGCGGCCTCGACGGCGTCGTGCTCGATATCGGCGTCTCTTCGATGCAGATCGACGAGGCGGAGCGCGGCTTTTCCTTCCAGAAGCAGGGGCCGCTCGACATGCGCATGTCGGGAGCGGGTGTTTCCGCCGCCGACGTCGTCAATCGCGCCAAGGTTTCCGATCTTATTCGCATCTTCGGCTTTCTTGGCGAGGAGAAGCAGGCGGGGCGTATCGCCCGCGCGATCGAGAAGCGCCGGGCAGAGCAGCCTTTCGAAACGACGCGCGACCTCGCCGGCCTCATCGAATTGGTGACTCCGCGTAAGGCCAAGGACAAGATTCATCCGGCAACGCGCGTCTTCCAGGCGCTGCGCATCTTCGTTAACGAAGAACTCGGCGAACTCGCCAATGCGCTCTTTGCCGCCGAACGGGTGCTGAAGCCCGGAGGGCGGCTCGTCGTCGTCACTTTTCATTCGCTAGAAGACAGGATCGTCAAGACGTTCTTCCAGGATCGATCCGGCAAGGCGAGCGGTTCGCGCCATCTGCCGATGGTGGCCGAGCGCGCCGCAACCTTCACACCAGTCGGCAAGCCTATGATTGCAGCGAGCGAGGAAGAAGCGTCCCGCAACCCGCGCGCCCGGTCGGCGAAACTCAGAGCCGGCATCCGCACGGAAGCCCCGTCGCGGGGAGACGATCTGTCCATTTTCAATCTGCCGGAACTGGCGAGCCTTGCAAGGCTGGGAGGCTAG
- the mraZ gene encoding division/cell wall cluster transcriptional repressor MraZ, whose product MNRFLSHATNRIDAKGRVSVPSAFRAALSEAGVRELYCFQDFVFPAISVGGPELLDRFERQMASEDPFSDAANQMSLLVHGGGVFVKLDPEGRLMVTDFIRDFTGISTDVTFVGRGDHFQLWEPQAFARAQAEAREGRKQRGLRPE is encoded by the coding sequence ATGAACCGCTTCTTGTCACATGCTACGAACCGGATCGATGCCAAGGGGCGGGTCTCCGTGCCTTCGGCGTTTCGCGCCGCGCTTTCGGAAGCGGGTGTGCGGGAGCTATACTGTTTCCAGGACTTCGTCTTTCCGGCGATCAGCGTCGGCGGGCCGGAGCTTCTGGACCGGTTCGAGAGACAGATGGCGTCCGAGGATCCGTTTTCGGATGCAGCCAACCAGATGTCGCTCCTCGTTCACGGGGGCGGCGTCTTCGTGAAGCTCGACCCGGAGGGCCGGTTGATGGTGACGGATTTCATCCGCGACTTCACCGGAATCTCGACCGACGTGACCTTCGTCGGGCGGGGCGATCATTTTCAGCTCTGGGAGCCGCAGGCGTTTGCGAGGGCGCAGGCGGAGGCCCGGGAAGGGCGCAAGCAACGGGGGCTGCGTCCGGAATAG